In the Flavobacterium pallidum genome, one interval contains:
- a CDS encoding SPOR domain-containing protein — MKKMNQIKALSTIGILILSAVPMFSQEPKTTISQDPKFETLLKEKRRINSSITVNDRYKIQIYTGDSESSKKSLADFKKKFKNFDATIIFNTPFYKVWAGNFKTRIEAERSLNEIKAEYPNALLIKPNK; from the coding sequence ATGAAAAAAATGAATCAGATAAAGGCATTGTCGACTATTGGCATTTTAATTTTATCTGCTGTTCCGATGTTTTCACAGGAACCAAAAACGACCATCAGCCAAGACCCTAAATTCGAAACTCTGCTAAAAGAAAAACGCAGGATCAACTCTTCCATTACCGTAAACGATCGTTATAAAATCCAGATTTATACCGGTGACAGTGAAAGTTCGAAAAAATCACTGGCCGACTTTAAGAAGAAATTCAAAAACTTTGACGCTACCATCATTTTCAACACGCCTTTCTATAAAGTTTGGGCAGGGAATTTCAAGACACGCATCGAAGCCGAACGCAGCCTGAATGAGATTAAGGCGGAGTATCCGAACGCGCTTTTGATAAAGCCGAATAAGTAG
- a CDS encoding c-type cytochrome yields MKKVGNHNSISKNLFYSLAILLAFSFTSFAQDPAAPMATTTAAPATGAAAPAAAGDPAAGKGLFNANCAACHKLDAKMTGPALRNVAERHDKEWLYKWIHNSSEMIKSGDAAAVKLFEENNKSVMTPFPQLSTTDIDNIIAYTSQPAPVAEKTGSTLPPGTEAASGGMSNTLILGILIIVLAVLVVMLVLVNRTLKRIAAANGVTYPEKEPRISIWKAYAKNQFLVLVTAIFLLLASGYYVYGFLMQVGVDQDYQPVQPIHYSHKIHAGDNGIDCKYCHSSARVSKNAGIPSLNVCMNCHKNISEFQGDKDSIYDYSKEFYTGEIQKLYDAVGWDKTTQKYTGKSHPVKWTRIHNLPDFAYFNHSQHVTVAGVECQKCHGPVQTYEVQKQFAPLTMGWCINCHRETEVKMEGNDYYKKIHEELSKRYGVDKLTAAQMGGLECGKCHY; encoded by the coding sequence ATGAAAAAGGTGGGTAACCATAATTCGATTTCGAAAAATTTATTTTACAGTTTGGCGATTCTGCTGGCTTTTTCCTTCACTTCTTTTGCTCAAGATCCTGCTGCTCCGATGGCTACTACTACGGCTGCTCCGGCAACTGGCGCTGCGGCTCCGGCTGCTGCTGGTGATCCTGCTGCGGGGAAGGGCTTGTTTAATGCAAACTGTGCTGCATGTCACAAGCTTGATGCTAAAATGACGGGTCCTGCTTTGAGGAATGTTGCGGAAAGGCACGACAAAGAGTGGCTTTATAAATGGATTCACAACAGCTCTGAGATGATCAAATCTGGGGATGCTGCTGCTGTAAAGTTGTTTGAAGAAAATAACAAATCGGTAATGACGCCTTTCCCTCAATTGTCGACTACTGATATTGATAATATTATCGCGTATACTTCTCAGCCTGCTCCGGTTGCTGAGAAAACTGGATCTACATTGCCTCCGGGAACTGAAGCTGCTTCTGGTGGTATGTCAAACACGCTGATTCTTGGGATCTTGATAATTGTCCTGGCTGTTCTTGTCGTAATGCTTGTTCTTGTAAACCGTACGCTGAAGAGAATCGCTGCGGCAAACGGTGTTACCTATCCTGAAAAAGAACCGAGGATTTCAATCTGGAAAGCATATGCCAAAAACCAGTTCCTTGTTTTGGTTACGGCTATTTTTCTTTTGCTTGCCAGTGGTTATTATGTATACGGCTTCCTGATGCAGGTGGGCGTTGATCAGGATTACCAGCCGGTTCAGCCAATCCATTATTCGCACAAGATTCACGCCGGTGATAACGGTATTGATTGTAAATATTGCCACTCTTCGGCAAGGGTCAGTAAGAATGCGGGAATCCCTTCTTTGAATGTTTGTATGAATTGCCATAAAAACATCTCTGAATTCCAGGGTGATAAGGATTCTATTTACGATTATTCTAAAGAATTCTATACTGGCGAAATCCAAAAATTATATGATGCAGTGGGCTGGGATAAAACAACCCAGAAATATACAGGTAAATCCCATCCTGTAAAATGGACACGCATCCATAACCTACCTGATTTTGCTTACTTCAACCACTCGCAGCACGTTACTGTTGCTGGGGTAGAATGCCAGAAATGCCACGGCCCGGTTCAGACTTATGAAGTGCAGAAACAATTTGCTCCATTAACTATGGGTTGGTGTATCAACTGTCACCGCGAAACTGAGGTGAAGATGGAAGGTAATGACTATTACAAAAAGATCCACGAAGAACTTTCCAAAAGATATGGCGTTGATAAGCTGACGGCTGCCCAAATGGGTGGACTTGAATGCGGTAAATGCCACTATTAA
- a CDS encoding TAT-variant-translocated molybdopterin oxidoreductase encodes MSSNKKYWKSVEELNENSSIVEALRNNEFIEAIPTDEFLGDKEALSSSSTTRRDFLKYVGFSTAAASLAACEGPVVKSIPYVVQPEQIIPGVANFYATSVFDGFDFANILVKTREGRPIKIENNTIAGAKFSANARVHASILSLYDNMRLKQPKVAGKDASWTDADAEVRKGLAAAKANGGQIVLLTGTLASPSTEKLISEFIAQNPTAKHVVYDAVSSSAALDAYEMAYGERALVDYDFSKAGTIVSVGADFLGDWQGGGYDSGYAKGRIPANNKMSKHFQMESNMTLSGAAADTRIPMTTAQQKQALVHIYNVVVGGGASVNLDAKVKAGVDKAAQQLKSSGSKGLLVSGIQDKNAQLLVLAINSRLASEAFLSAGARQIRKGSNEKMAQLVSDVIGGKVQALIMSGVNPVYTLPNGKVFGEAVKKMPLSVTFSLKDDETAMVSKVAIGTTHYLESWNDLSLVKGSYALTQPTIRPLFPQTKQFQEALLSWTGNTGSFYSYVKANSAAYTSGSSWNQVLHDGVFAAAVTPMSAASVDASAAASALSQAKGGGTELVLYTKTGMGDGQQANNPWLQEFPDPITRVSWDNYVTVSAKDAKAWELENYNVANGGLNGSYVTLEVNGVKLENVPVIIQPGQAQGTVGVALGYGKTASLKEEMQVGVNAYTLYNNFNDVQPVKISKSGGSHEFACIQLHKTLMGRGDIIKETTLKIFSSEEAEVWNEQPMVSLDHKEVPATSVDLWEPFDHSVGHHFNLSIDLNACTGCGACVIACHAENNVPVVGKSEMRRSRDMHWLRIDRYYSSEETFAKDDIKKEEFDGLFGEKGSLGGFSEMENAYAENPQVAFQPVMCQHCNHAPCETVCPVAATSHSRQGQNHMAYNRCVGTRYCANNCPYKVRRFNWFLYANNNEFDYHMNNDMGRMVLNPDVNVRSRGVMEKCSMCIQKTQLTILTAKREGREVKKDEFETACSAACSSGAMIFGDVNNKESKVAELAQDDRMYHLLEHVGTKPNVFYHVKVRNT; translated from the coding sequence ATGTCATCAAACAAAAAATACTGGAAAAGTGTTGAAGAACTAAACGAAAATAGTTCTATTGTTGAGGCGTTAAGGAATAACGAATTCATCGAAGCCATCCCAACAGATGAGTTTCTTGGAGATAAAGAAGCACTGTCTTCTTCTTCCACCACCCGTCGTGATTTCTTAAAGTACGTAGGATTTTCAACTGCAGCAGCATCGCTTGCCGCTTGTGAGGGTCCGGTAGTTAAATCGATTCCTTATGTGGTGCAGCCGGAACAGATTATTCCGGGTGTTGCGAACTTCTACGCAACGTCTGTTTTCGATGGATTTGATTTCGCCAACATCCTTGTAAAAACAAGAGAAGGCCGTCCGATTAAAATTGAAAACAATACGATTGCCGGTGCTAAATTCTCTGCCAATGCCAGGGTTCACGCTTCCATTTTGTCTTTGTATGATAATATGCGTCTGAAGCAGCCTAAGGTGGCCGGTAAAGATGCTTCCTGGACTGATGCTGATGCTGAAGTAAGAAAAGGCCTAGCCGCTGCTAAAGCAAATGGTGGGCAAATCGTATTGCTTACCGGAACATTGGCGAGTCCTTCTACTGAAAAACTGATTTCTGAATTCATTGCGCAAAACCCAACAGCTAAGCATGTTGTGTATGATGCGGTTTCTTCGTCGGCGGCTTTGGATGCTTATGAAATGGCTTACGGAGAAAGGGCGTTGGTGGATTATGACTTTTCAAAAGCGGGTACAATCGTTTCTGTCGGCGCGGATTTCTTAGGGGATTGGCAAGGAGGCGGTTATGATTCTGGGTATGCAAAAGGAAGAATTCCTGCAAATAATAAAATGTCCAAGCATTTCCAGATGGAGTCAAATATGACTTTATCCGGCGCTGCTGCAGATACAAGAATTCCAATGACGACTGCACAACAAAAGCAGGCGCTGGTACACATATATAATGTTGTCGTTGGCGGAGGGGCTTCTGTAAACCTGGACGCAAAAGTGAAAGCCGGAGTTGATAAAGCCGCGCAACAATTGAAATCATCAGGATCTAAAGGGCTTTTGGTTTCAGGAATCCAGGATAAAAATGCACAATTGCTTGTTTTGGCAATCAACAGCAGGCTGGCCAGCGAGGCTTTCCTGTCTGCCGGTGCAAGACAGATCAGAAAAGGTTCCAACGAAAAAATGGCGCAATTGGTGAGCGATGTTATTGGCGGAAAAGTGCAGGCATTGATCATGAGCGGCGTGAATCCAGTGTATACTTTGCCTAATGGTAAGGTATTCGGTGAAGCCGTGAAGAAAATGCCACTTTCAGTAACTTTTTCTTTAAAAGACGATGAAACTGCAATGGTGTCCAAAGTGGCTATCGGAACGACACATTATCTTGAATCATGGAATGACTTGAGTTTGGTAAAAGGAAGCTACGCTTTGACACAACCAACCATTCGTCCATTATTCCCACAAACCAAACAATTCCAGGAAGCTTTATTGTCCTGGACAGGAAATACAGGAAGTTTCTACAGCTATGTAAAGGCAAATTCGGCGGCTTACACTTCGGGCTCTTCATGGAACCAGGTGTTACATGACGGTGTATTTGCTGCAGCAGTTACTCCGATGAGTGCTGCTTCAGTTGATGCTTCTGCGGCAGCGTCGGCACTTTCACAGGCTAAAGGAGGCGGAACAGAATTGGTGCTTTATACCAAAACCGGAATGGGAGACGGCCAGCAGGCCAATAACCCATGGTTGCAGGAATTCCCGGATCCGATTACAAGGGTTTCATGGGATAATTACGTAACTGTTTCTGCAAAAGACGCTAAAGCGTGGGAGCTTGAAAATTACAATGTGGCCAATGGCGGACTTAACGGTAGCTATGTGACTCTGGAAGTTAATGGAGTGAAACTGGAAAATGTTCCGGTAATCATCCAGCCTGGTCAGGCGCAAGGTACCGTAGGTGTAGCGCTTGGTTATGGTAAAACGGCTTCACTTAAAGAAGAAATGCAGGTAGGCGTTAATGCTTATACCTTATATAATAATTTTAATGATGTCCAGCCGGTTAAGATTTCAAAATCTGGCGGTTCACACGAATTTGCGTGCATACAGCTGCACAAAACCTTAATGGGGCGTGGGGATATCATCAAGGAAACCACGCTGAAAATCTTCAGTTCTGAAGAAGCGGAAGTGTGGAACGAGCAACCAATGGTGTCATTGGATCACAAAGAAGTCCCTGCTACATCGGTGGATTTATGGGAGCCTTTCGACCACTCTGTGGGACACCACTTCAATCTTTCAATCGACTTAAATGCCTGTACAGGTTGTGGCGCCTGCGTTATCGCTTGCCACGCTGAGAACAATGTTCCTGTAGTTGGGAAATCTGAAATGAGGAGAAGCCGTGATATGCATTGGCTGCGTATCGACAGATATTATTCTTCGGAAGAGACTTTTGCGAAAGACGATATCAAGAAAGAAGAATTCGATGGTTTATTTGGTGAAAAAGGTTCATTAGGCGGTTTCAGTGAAATGGAAAATGCATACGCTGAGAATCCTCAGGTAGCTTTCCAACCGGTAATGTGCCAGCACTGTAACCACGCTCCTTGTGAGACTGTTTGTCCGGTAGCTGCTACTTCACACTCACGCCAGGGACAAAACCATATGGCTTACAACCGTTGCGTTGGTACCAGGTATTGTGCAAACAACTGCCCTTACAAAGTACGTCGTTTCAACTGGTTCCTGTATGCCAATAACAATGAATTCGATTACCATATGAACAATGATATGGGTCGTATGGTATTGAATCCTGATGTAAACGTACGTTCACGTGGGGTGATGGAAAAATGCTCTATGTGTATCCAGAAAACCCAACTGACCATCCTGACCGCCAAACGTGAAGGAAGGGAAGTGAAGAAAGATGAATTCGAAACCGCCTGTTCAGCAGCCTGTTCATCAGGAGCAATGATTTTCGGTGACGTAAACAATAAAGAAAGCAAGGTAGCCGAATTGGCACAAGATGACAGAATGTACCACCTGTTAGAGCACGTAGGGACAAAACCGAATGTGTTTTACCATGTAAAAGTCAGAAATACCTAA
- the nrfD gene encoding NrfD/PsrC family molybdoenzyme membrane anchor subunit, whose translation MSSHYEAPIRKPLVIGDKTYHDVTVDVAAPVEGKANKQWWVVFSIALAAFLWGIGCITYTISTGIGVWGLNRTVNWAWDITNFVWWVGIGHAGTLISAVLLLFRQKWRMAINRSAEAMTIFSVVQAGLFPIIHMGRPWLAYWVLPIPNQFGSLWVNFNSPLLWDVFAISTYLSVSLVFWWTGLLPDFAMIRDRAVTPFTKRIYSIISFGWSGRAKDWQRFEEVSLVLAGLATPLVLSVHTIVSFDFATSVIPGWHTTIFPPYFVAGAVFSGFAMVNTLLIIMRKVSHLEAYITIQHIELMNIIIMITGSIVGVAYITELFVAWYSGVEYEQYAFLNRATGPYWWAYWSMMTCNVFSPQFMWFKKLRTSIMFSFVISIVVNIGMWFERFVIIVTSLHRDYLPSSWTMFQPTFVDIGIFIGTIGFFFVLFLLYARAFPVIAQAEVKTILKTSGDNYKRLREANKDSHHE comes from the coding sequence ATGTCGTCTCACTACGAAGCACCCATTAGGAAACCTTTAGTCATAGGTGATAAAACTTATCACGATGTAACAGTTGATGTAGCCGCACCGGTTGAAGGCAAAGCGAATAAACAATGGTGGGTGGTTTTTTCCATCGCATTGGCCGCTTTCCTTTGGGGAATAGGATGCATCACTTATACCATCTCGACAGGTATCGGGGTATGGGGATTAAACAGAACTGTAAACTGGGCCTGGGATATTACCAACTTCGTTTGGTGGGTAGGTATCGGACACGCGGGAACGCTGATTTCTGCGGTGCTGTTACTTTTCCGTCAGAAATGGAGAATGGCGATAAACCGTTCTGCGGAAGCGATGACCATCTTCTCAGTAGTGCAGGCTGGTTTGTTTCCGATCATCCACATGGGCCGTCCATGGTTGGCATACTGGGTACTTCCGATTCCTAACCAATTCGGATCACTTTGGGTAAACTTCAACTCTCCGTTGCTTTGGGACGTATTTGCAATCTCCACCTATTTATCTGTATCATTGGTGTTCTGGTGGACAGGTTTATTGCCGGATTTTGCAATGATCAGGGACAGGGCCGTAACGCCATTCACCAAAAGAATATACAGCATCATCAGTTTCGGATGGAGCGGACGTGCCAAAGACTGGCAGCGTTTTGAGGAGGTTTCCCTCGTATTGGCAGGTTTGGCAACACCACTTGTACTTTCAGTGCACACCATCGTATCCTTTGACTTTGCTACCTCAGTAATCCCAGGTTGGCATACGACCATCTTCCCTCCGTATTTCGTTGCGGGTGCGGTATTCTCAGGATTTGCGATGGTAAATACACTCCTTATCATTATGAGGAAAGTATCTCACCTTGAAGCATATATTACCATACAACATATCGAATTGATGAACATCATCATCATGATTACAGGATCGATAGTAGGTGTGGCGTATATTACCGAATTATTCGTGGCCTGGTATTCAGGAGTAGAATACGAACAATATGCGTTCCTCAACCGCGCTACCGGACCTTACTGGTGGGCATACTGGTCGATGATGACGTGTAATGTATTCTCTCCACAGTTCATGTGGTTCAAGAAATTGCGTACGAGCATTATGTTCTCTTTTGTAATTTCTATTGTAGTAAATATCGGTATGTGGTTCGAAAGGTTTGTAATCATTGTGACTTCGCTTCACAGGGATTACCTGCCGTCATCATGGACAATGTTCCAGCCTACGTTTGTAGATATCGGGATATTCATCGGGACAATCGGTTTCTTCTTCGTGTTATTCCTCCTTTACGCAAGGGCTTTCCCTGTAATCGCGCAGGCAGAGGTTAAAACGATCCTGAAAACATCCGGAGACAATTATAAAAGATTAAGAGAAGCAAATAAAGATTCACACCATGAGTAG
- a CDS encoding DUF3341 domain-containing protein, whose protein sequence is MSSNKVIYAIYNDDDVLMDAVKKTRAAHHHIEEVFTPFPVHGLDKAMGIAPTRLAICAFIYGLCGLSFATWMMNNIMISDWPQDIGGKPSFSYIQNMPAFVPVMFEMTVFFAAHLMVITFYMRSRLWPFKEAENPDVRTTDDHFLMEVAVKGNEDDMVAFFQNTGAVEVKVIEKH, encoded by the coding sequence ATGAGTAGTAATAAAGTTATTTACGCTATTTACAATGATGATGACGTGCTGATGGACGCCGTGAAGAAAACACGTGCAGCCCACCATCACATCGAAGAAGTTTTCACGCCGTTTCCGGTGCACGGATTGGATAAGGCTATGGGAATAGCACCAACAAGGTTAGCGATTTGTGCCTTTATTTATGGTTTGTGCGGACTGTCATTCGCTACCTGGATGATGAATAATATCATGATTTCAGACTGGCCTCAGGACATCGGGGGCAAGCCAAGTTTCAGCTACATCCAGAACATGCCGGCTTTCGTACCGGTAATGTTTGAGATGACCGTATTTTTCGCAGCCCACCTTATGGTAATCACTTTTTACATGAGAAGCAGGTTGTGGCCTTTCAAAGAAGCTGAAAATCCTGATGTAAGGACCACCGATGACCATTTCCTGATGGAAGTGGCTGTAAAAGGAAACGAGGATGATATGGTCGCCTTCTTCCAGAATACAGGTGCAGTTGAAGTTAAAGTAATTGAAAAACATTAA
- a CDS encoding c-type cytochrome → MKTVNKLVFLLALSAFAVSCHNKENPNYQYMPNMYQSVGYETYSESNAFRNGKEGQLPPDGTIKRGYVPYEYPNTTEGYNAAKANLKSPLDSTAVDMDKAGQLFNIYCAICHGEKGDGKGNLSKREKFLGVPSYKDRVITEGSVFHVETFGLNAMGSYANQLDTHERWMVAAYVMKLKSEL, encoded by the coding sequence ATGAAAACGGTAAACAAATTAGTGTTTTTATTAGCATTGTCAGCATTTGCGGTTTCCTGCCACAATAAGGAAAATCCGAATTACCAATACATGCCTAATATGTACCAGTCTGTAGGTTATGAAACCTATTCAGAATCGAATGCTTTCAGGAACGGGAAAGAAGGGCAGTTGCCTCCTGATGGAACCATTAAAAGAGGTTACGTTCCTTACGAGTATCCTAACACCACTGAAGGATATAATGCTGCCAAAGCAAACCTGAAATCACCGTTGGATTCTACTGCTGTAGACATGGATAAGGCCGGACAGCTATTCAATATTTATTGTGCCATTTGCCACGGCGAAAAAGGCGATGGAAAAGGGAATCTTTCCAAAAGGGAGAAATTCCTTGGTGTTCCAAGCTATAAAGACAGGGTAATCACCGAAGGCAGTGTCTTCCATGTGGAAACTTTCGGTCTTAACGCCATGGGATCTTATGCCAACCAGCTTGATACACACGAGCGTTGGATGGTAGCTGCTTATGTAATGAAGCTGAAAAGCGAACTTTAA
- a CDS encoding cation-translocating P-type ATPase, whose protein sequence is MYTFSSKLKTLSIVLMILGILGIGYGFLNAPKNTADVEKILKDEEAHHGGGHHEAAAESTHEMPKVLSAEEHHAAAQHEEATHEVAEAAKDTASVKLLDTISVDSTKVAVAPVEEEHHAEAKTAHAEEHHLTAAEEKAHHEEHVNHVLHQLQNKPWSALYVACIFVMLISLGALAFYAIQQVAQAGWSPVLFRVMQGITAYLPVGSVIFFVLLVLCGLHYNHIFVWMADGVTEKGHENYDKLVAAKSGYLNFPFWIIRAAIFLIGWNLYRYFSRKNCLAQDESSDNSFYKKNFNISAMFLVFFIVTESIMSWDWIMSVDPHWFSTLFGWYVFASFFVSGITTIALVTLYLKSKGYLEHVNNSHIHDLAKFMFGISVFWTYLWFSQFMLIWYADIPEEVTYFWTRIELYNLPFFGAVVMNFVFPILILINSDFKRLTWIVVMAGIVILFGHYVDFFNMIMPGTVGDRWFIGIPEIGSLCFFIGLFLLVVFTALTKAPLLPKRNPFIEESKHFHY, encoded by the coding sequence ATGTACACATTTTCAAGCAAATTAAAAACACTTTCGATTGTCCTGATGATTCTTGGAATCCTCGGAATAGGATATGGTTTTTTAAATGCACCAAAAAATACGGCAGACGTAGAAAAGATTCTTAAGGATGAAGAAGCACATCATGGTGGCGGACACCACGAAGCTGCCGCTGAATCTACTCATGAAATGCCTAAAGTACTTTCTGCTGAAGAACATCATGCAGCCGCACAGCATGAAGAAGCTACTCATGAAGTAGCTGAAGCAGCAAAGGACACTGCATCTGTGAAATTGTTGGATACCATATCAGTTGATTCGACTAAAGTTGCTGTAGCTCCAGTTGAAGAAGAACATCATGCTGAAGCTAAGACCGCACACGCTGAAGAACACCATCTTACAGCTGCTGAAGAAAAGGCGCACCATGAAGAACATGTAAACCACGTGCTTCATCAATTGCAAAACAAACCATGGTCTGCTTTATATGTAGCCTGTATTTTTGTAATGTTGATTTCATTGGGTGCTTTGGCATTCTACGCTATTCAACAAGTAGCACAAGCAGGCTGGTCTCCGGTGTTGTTCCGTGTAATGCAGGGAATTACAGCTTATCTTCCTGTAGGATCGGTTATTTTCTTCGTACTATTGGTTTTATGCGGATTGCATTACAATCACATATTTGTATGGATGGCTGATGGCGTTACTGAAAAAGGACACGAAAACTATGATAAACTCGTAGCGGCAAAATCAGGTTACCTGAATTTTCCATTCTGGATTATCCGTGCGGCGATATTCTTAATCGGGTGGAATCTATACCGTTATTTCTCAAGAAAAAACTGCCTTGCACAGGACGAGTCTTCAGACAACTCTTTCTACAAAAAGAATTTCAACATATCAGCGATGTTCCTTGTATTTTTCATCGTTACCGAATCAATCATGTCATGGGACTGGATTATGTCTGTTGATCCCCACTGGTTCAGTACCTTATTCGGATGGTATGTATTTGCTAGCTTCTTCGTAAGCGGCATCACCACCATTGCTTTGGTAACATTATATCTTAAATCTAAAGGCTATCTGGAGCATGTCAATAACAGCCACATCCATGATCTTGCAAAATTCATGTTCGGTATCAGTGTATTCTGGACCTACTTATGGTTCTCACAATTTATGTTGATCTGGTATGCTGATATTCCTGAGGAGGTTACTTATTTCTGGACAAGGATTGAATTGTATAACCTTCCTTTCTTCGGGGCTGTCGTAATGAACTTCGTTTTCCCGATCCTGATCCTGATCAATTCAGATTTCAAACGCCTTACATGGATTGTTGTAATGGCTGGTATCGTAATTCTTTTCGGTCACTATGTAGATTTCTTCAATATGATTATGCCGGGAACCGTAGGAGACCGCTGGTTCATAGGTATTCCTGAAATCGGATCATTGTGCTTCTTCATCGGATTGTTCTTATTGGTGGTATTTACGGCGCTTACAAAAGCACCATTATTGCCAAAACGCAATCCTTTCATCGAAGAAAGCAAACATTTTCATTATTAA
- a CDS encoding cytochrome c oxidase subunit II — MTSWLVIIVLVLLSIAVWQLTKIFDLTQVGGQANKTQVADDKDNNVQGYLMFGFLAFIYIFTIYGLLKWGHFVLSNPASEHGKEIDRLMNITWVLIFIVQAVTQVLLHYFAFKYRGKKDQKALYFADNSRLEVIWSVIPAVVLAGLILYGLYAWTNIMFVNEKTEKVMVVELYAKQFQWEARYSGADNVLGKANVRYIEGVNTLGVDMDDPNAQDDKTATGELHLPKGVKVLFKFRSQDVLHSAYFPHFRAQMNCVPGMVTQFAFTPTITTVEMRADGDMIKKVEHINKLRSDKSKKLVAEGKAALDPYVFDYLLLCNKICGPSHYNMQMKVVIDEPQDFKKWIDSQKTLAQAVKEDKASKEAPAEAPKATPAAADTTKVVAQLVKK; from the coding sequence ATGACAAGTTGGTTAGTAATTATTGTTTTAGTTCTATTATCGATTGCCGTTTGGCAGCTGACTAAAATATTTGATTTAACTCAGGTCGGAGGTCAGGCCAATAAAACCCAGGTTGCCGATGATAAGGATAACAACGTTCAGGGCTACTTAATGTTTGGCTTTTTGGCATTCATTTATATTTTCACCATCTATGGGTTATTAAAGTGGGGACACTTTGTATTGAGCAATCCTGCTTCTGAGCACGGAAAGGAAATCGACAGGCTGATGAACATCACCTGGGTACTGATTTTTATCGTCCAAGCCGTTACTCAGGTTTTATTGCACTATTTTGCCTTTAAATACAGAGGGAAAAAAGATCAGAAAGCACTCTATTTTGCTGACAATAGCAGATTGGAAGTTATCTGGAGCGTCATTCCTGCAGTAGTTCTCGCCGGTTTAATCCTTTACGGACTTTATGCCTGGACAAATATCATGTTTGTCAATGAGAAGACTGAAAAAGTAATGGTAGTAGAATTATACGCCAAGCAATTCCAATGGGAAGCAAGATATTCAGGTGCTGATAACGTACTTGGAAAAGCAAATGTAAGATATATCGAGGGTGTAAACACCTTAGGAGTTGACATGGACGACCCTAATGCGCAGGATGACAAAACCGCAACCGGCGAGCTTCACTTGCCAAAAGGGGTGAAAGTATTGTTCAAATTCCGTTCTCAGGATGTATTGCACTCGGCCTATTTCCCACACTTCCGCGCCCAAATGAACTGTGTGCCGGGAATGGTAACACAATTCGCCTTCACGCCAACAATCACTACCGTAGAGATGCGTGCCGATGGCGATATGATCAAGAAAGTGGAACACATCAACAAACTGAGGTCAGACAAAAGCAAAAAGCTAGTCGCTGAAGGCAAGGCTGCTTTAGATCCTTATGTGTTTGATTACCTGCTGCTGTGCAATAAGATTTGCGGACCTTCACACTACAACATGCAAATGAAGGTGGTGATTGATGAGCCGCAGGATTTCAAAAAGTGGATTGACAGCCAAAAGACTTTAGCACAAGCTGTAAAAGAAGACAAGGCTTCAAAAGAGGCTCCGGCTGAAGCTCCAAAAGCTACTCCGGCTGCTGCAGATACGACTAAAGTTGTCGCTCAATTAGTTAAAAAATAG